The following are encoded in a window of Kitasatospora fiedleri genomic DNA:
- a CDS encoding Lrp/AsnC family transcriptional regulator, giving the protein MESDSYDALDRQLVHALQLAPRAAFSRLAAVLGVSDQTVARRYGRLRGAGVIRVLGLPDPERLGEVRWQLRVRCSPDSAGAVAAALARREDTVWVSLNSGGTEIACSTRTPPDRSDHSLLLQHLPRTPSVLGVSAHCVLHTFFGGAQSLAVKSGALTAGQVAELTAAGPRVAEPDGPVPELDAADRRLLAALAVDGRAPLAELAAACGKSESTARRRLEELAGSGVLYYDLDVDWRIFGLRTHTWLWLNVVPSELAAAGAALAAHPEVAYACATTGPSNLHAVVITRSVRELYAYLTSRVAALPGVQHLETAPTIRIVKGPGPLPLASPRDI; this is encoded by the coding sequence ATGGAATCCGACAGCTACGACGCGCTCGACCGGCAGCTGGTGCACGCGCTGCAGTTGGCGCCGCGGGCGGCGTTCAGCCGGCTGGCGGCGGTGCTGGGGGTGTCGGACCAGACGGTGGCGCGCCGGTACGGGCGGCTGCGCGGGGCGGGGGTGATCCGGGTGCTGGGGCTGCCCGACCCGGAGCGGCTGGGCGAGGTGCGCTGGCAGTTGCGGGTGCGCTGCTCGCCGGACTCGGCGGGGGCGGTGGCCGCGGCGCTGGCCCGCCGGGAGGACACCGTGTGGGTGTCGCTGAACTCGGGCGGCACCGAGATCGCCTGCTCGACCCGTACCCCGCCGGACCGCTCGGACCACTCGCTGCTGCTCCAGCACCTGCCGCGCACCCCGAGCGTGCTGGGGGTGAGCGCGCACTGCGTGCTGCACACCTTCTTCGGCGGCGCGCAGAGCCTTGCGGTCAAGTCCGGGGCGCTGACCGCCGGGCAGGTCGCGGAGCTGACGGCGGCCGGTCCGCGGGTCGCCGAACCGGACGGCCCGGTACCGGAGTTGGACGCGGCGGACCGCCGGCTGCTGGCGGCGCTGGCGGTGGACGGGCGGGCCCCGCTGGCCGAACTGGCCGCCGCCTGCGGGAAGTCGGAGAGCACGGCGCGCCGCCGGCTGGAGGAGCTGGCCGGCTCGGGGGTGCTCTACTACGACCTGGACGTGGACTGGCGGATCTTCGGGCTGCGCACCCACACCTGGCTGTGGCTGAACGTGGTGCCGTCCGAACTCGCCGCCGCCGGTGCGGCGTTGGCCGCCCATCCGGAGGTGGCGTACGCCTGCGCGACCACCGGCCCGAGCAACCTGCACGCGGTGGTGATCACCCGCAGCGTGCGGGAGCTGTACGCCTACCTGACCAGCCGGGTGGCGGCGCTGCCGGGGGTGCAGCACCTGGAGACCGCGCCGACCATCCGGATCGTCAAGGGCCCGGGCCCGCTGCCGCTGGCCTCCCCGCGCGACATCTGA
- a CDS encoding glycoside hydrolase family 43 protein: MKPSRRLSGAVALTLSAVLAAALSTAVTAPAEASQTGLRAADPSVLRVGGTYVSVQSTGAGIAVRQAASTAALASAPARQVWSDTAGRGEVWAPEIVVDGGRYYIYFSAGRGAAHRMYAISSATPDSGYGAETKLALPDDKWAIDGTLFTFNGQRWFVWSGWAGDTNVEQNLYIARMNTPTAPTGARHVISQPREGWERVVGNPFINEAPEAIKDPNGQLHVTYSANGSWSDQYCLADLRLRAGGDPTYVWDWYKSNGCLFGSHRETMMSGWDPTLYVDGPGHHSFVLLNGDINTSPPAGPTFPLMFHAVPKGTPYSWAERYWYTGTFAWWGNATYRRANVPGPTADTGWSLKFFE, encoded by the coding sequence ATGAAGCCTTCCCGCCGCCTGTCCGGCGCCGTCGCCCTCACCCTGTCCGCCGTCCTCGCCGCCGCACTGTCCACCGCGGTCACCGCCCCGGCCGAAGCGTCCCAGACCGGCCTGCGGGCCGCGGACCCCAGCGTGCTGCGGGTCGGCGGCACGTACGTCTCGGTGCAGTCCACCGGCGCGGGCATCGCCGTCCGGCAGGCCGCCTCGACGGCCGCGCTGGCCTCGGCGCCCGCCCGGCAGGTCTGGTCGGACACCGCCGGGCGCGGCGAGGTGTGGGCACCGGAGATCGTGGTGGACGGCGGCCGCTACTACATCTACTTCTCGGCCGGCCGCGGCGCGGCCCACCGGATGTACGCCATCAGCTCCGCCACCCCCGACAGCGGCTACGGCGCCGAGACGAAACTGGCCCTGCCGGACGACAAGTGGGCCATCGACGGCACCCTGTTCACCTTCAACGGGCAGCGCTGGTTCGTCTGGTCCGGCTGGGCCGGCGACACCAACGTCGAGCAGAACCTCTACATCGCCCGGATGAACACCCCGACCGCGCCGACCGGCGCCCGCCACGTCATCTCCCAGCCCCGGGAGGGCTGGGAGCGGGTGGTCGGCAACCCGTTCATCAACGAGGCGCCCGAGGCGATCAAGGACCCCAACGGGCAACTGCACGTCACGTACTCCGCCAACGGCAGCTGGAGCGACCAGTACTGCCTGGCCGACCTGCGGCTGCGGGCCGGCGGCGACCCGACGTACGTGTGGGACTGGTACAAGTCCAACGGCTGTCTGTTCGGCTCCCACCGCGAGACGATGATGTCCGGCTGGGACCCGACCCTGTACGTCGACGGCCCCGGCCACCACAGCTTCGTCCTGCTGAACGGCGACATCAACACCAGCCCGCCCGCCGGGCCGACCTTCCCGCTGATGTTCCACGCCGTCCCCAAGGGCACGCCCTACTCCTGGGCCGAACGGTACTGGTACACCGGCACGTTCGCCTGGTGGGGCAACGCCACCTACCGCCGCGCCAACGTCCCCGGCCCCACCGCCGACACCGGCTGGAGCCTGAAGTTCTTCGAGTGA
- a CDS encoding MFS transporter has protein sequence MRKWIPLTAICVGAFMLLVDASIVNTALPEMSEDLHSTFTALQWVVDVYALTLAALLMAFGSLGDRLGHRRLYLAGLAVFGLASLACALAPDAATLITARAAQGLGGAAMMTSTTALLNAAYQGRDRGTAFGVWGAVNGAAAAAGPVLGGLLTEQFGWRSIFLVNLPIAAVAAWLTVRHLTADRPRPAEAADRSGAAAGRPGPAVDRPRAAAGHFDLPGAATFTLFAAALTYGLIESGERGWSDPLVAATLIAAALALAAFTTVELRTARPLLDLRLLRNPAFVGLAAAGLLLTAAAFAQLTYTGLWLQQVLHLSPLNAGLAVCPLAAAAFLTAPAGSRLLRGAPPRLPIALGLALIGGGTLLLILVSPAAGWTALLPGLLATGVGVGLATPPMMAAALAAVPRERAGMASGAFNTARQLGLALGIAVLGTVFQNTLREHPGTDPRHAYAAALDHVYLTAGAAGLLAAALVVLLVRRPAPAASAPVPQPSVTREPSGQPS, from the coding sequence GTGCGCAAGTGGATACCCCTGACGGCGATCTGCGTCGGCGCGTTCATGCTGCTGGTCGACGCCAGCATCGTGAACACCGCGCTGCCCGAGATGTCCGAGGACCTGCACTCCACCTTCACCGCCCTGCAGTGGGTGGTGGACGTCTACGCCCTCACCCTCGCCGCCCTGCTGATGGCCTTCGGCTCGCTCGGCGACCGCCTCGGCCACCGCCGCCTCTACCTGGCCGGCCTCGCCGTCTTCGGCCTCGCCTCACTGGCCTGCGCGCTCGCCCCCGACGCCGCCACCCTGATCACCGCCCGCGCCGCCCAGGGCCTCGGCGGCGCCGCCATGATGACCTCCACCACCGCCCTGCTCAACGCCGCCTACCAGGGCCGCGACCGGGGCACCGCGTTCGGCGTCTGGGGCGCGGTCAACGGCGCCGCGGCCGCCGCCGGGCCGGTGCTCGGCGGGCTGCTCACCGAGCAGTTCGGCTGGCGCTCGATCTTCCTGGTCAACCTGCCGATCGCCGCCGTCGCCGCCTGGCTCACCGTCCGCCACCTCACCGCCGACCGCCCCCGCCCCGCGGAGGCGGCGGACCGGTCCGGCGCGGCGGCGGGCCGACCGGGCCCGGCCGTCGACCGCCCCCGCGCCGCCGCCGGACACTTCGACCTGCCCGGCGCCGCCACGTTCACGCTGTTCGCCGCCGCCCTCACCTACGGCCTGATCGAGAGCGGCGAACGCGGCTGGAGCGACCCCCTGGTGGCCGCCACCCTGATCGCCGCCGCCCTCGCCCTCGCCGCCTTCACCACCGTCGAACTGCGCACCGCCCGACCCCTGCTGGACCTGCGGCTGCTGCGCAACCCCGCCTTCGTCGGCCTCGCCGCCGCCGGGCTGCTGCTCACCGCCGCCGCCTTCGCCCAGCTCACCTACACCGGCCTCTGGCTGCAACAGGTCCTGCACCTCAGCCCGTTGAACGCCGGACTGGCGGTCTGCCCGCTCGCCGCCGCCGCCTTCCTCACCGCCCCCGCCGGCAGCCGCCTGCTGCGCGGCGCACCCCCGCGGCTGCCGATCGCCCTCGGCCTGGCCCTGATCGGCGGCGGCACCCTGCTGCTCATCCTGGTCTCGCCCGCCGCGGGCTGGACGGCCCTGCTGCCCGGCCTGCTGGCCACCGGCGTCGGCGTCGGCCTGGCCACCCCGCCGATGATGGCCGCCGCCCTGGCCGCCGTCCCGCGCGAACGCGCCGGCATGGCCTCCGGCGCGTTCAACACCGCCCGCCAACTCGGCCTCGCCCTGGGCATCGCCGTCCTCGGCACGGTCTTCCAGAACACCCTGCGCGAACACCCCGGCACCGACCCGCGCCACGCCTACGCCGCCGCCCTCGACCACGTCTACCTCACCGCCGGAGCGGCCGGACTGCTCGCCGCCGCGCTGGTCGTCCTGCTGGTGCGCCGCCCGGCCCCCGCCGCGTCCGCGCCCGTTCCGCAGCCTTCCGTCACCAGGGAGCCGTCCGGGCAACCGTCCTGA
- a CDS encoding succinate dehydrogenase cytochrome b subunit, translated as MASATRTNRANRTAPAPGRHPSSLAALWRSSVGKKAVMAVSGLVMLAYLVAHMLGNLKIFFGPDDINGYAHWLRTLGEPLLHYGWFLWLARLVLVAAVVAHGTAAYQLSRRDLKARPVKYAHRRQRATYATRTMRWGGVILGLFIVWHILDLTTLTVNPAAEEGHPYQNVVASFSTWYSGVIYCLAMLALGLHVRHGFWSAAQTLGVNNPRRDRALKAGANALALLLTAGFLSVPVAVMAGLVR; from the coding sequence ATGGCTTCTGCTACCCGGACGAACCGGGCGAACCGGACGGCCCCCGCCCCCGGCCGGCACCCGTCCTCCCTGGCGGCGCTCTGGCGCAGCTCCGTCGGCAAGAAGGCCGTGATGGCGGTCAGCGGCCTGGTGATGCTGGCGTACCTGGTCGCCCACATGCTCGGCAACCTCAAGATCTTCTTCGGCCCGGACGACATCAATGGGTACGCGCACTGGCTGCGCACCCTCGGCGAGCCGCTGCTGCACTACGGCTGGTTCCTCTGGCTGGCCCGCCTCGTCCTGGTGGCGGCCGTGGTCGCGCACGGCACCGCCGCCTACCAGCTCTCCCGCCGCGACCTGAAGGCCCGCCCGGTCAAGTACGCGCACCGGCGGCAGCGGGCCACGTACGCGACCCGGACGATGCGCTGGGGCGGGGTGATCCTCGGGCTGTTCATCGTCTGGCACATCCTCGACCTGACCACCCTCACGGTGAACCCGGCCGCCGAGGAGGGCCACCCGTACCAGAACGTCGTGGCCTCGTTCTCGACCTGGTACTCGGGCGTCATCTACTGCCTGGCGATGCTGGCGCTCGGCCTGCACGTGCGGCACGGGTTCTGGAGCGCCGCGCAGACCCTGGGCGTCAACAACCCGCGCCGGGACCGGGCGCTGAAGGCCGGCGCGAACGCGCTGGCGCTGCTGCTGACCGCCGGGTTCCTGTCGGTGCCGGTGGCCGTGATGGCCGGACTGGTCCGGTGA
- a CDS encoding succinate dehydrogenase/fumarate reductase iron-sulfur subunit, whose amino-acid sequence MNLTLRIWRQQGPDTPGEMTEYRVSGISADMSFLEMLDTLNEELILRGERPVAFDHDCREGICGACGMVINGQAHGPERTTTCQLHMRHFDDGDTIDVEPWRAGAFPVVRDLVVDRSALDRIIGSGGYITAPTGSAPEAHATAVPKEAADLAFEHAECIGCGACVAACPNGSAMLFTAAKVVHLNVLPQGAPERASRVRSMVETMDDEGFGGCTNTGECATACPKGIPLSGIARLNREFLRS is encoded by the coding sequence GTGAACCTCACCCTGCGCATCTGGCGCCAGCAAGGCCCGGACACCCCGGGCGAGATGACCGAGTACCGGGTCTCCGGCATCAGCGCGGACATGTCCTTCCTGGAGATGCTCGACACCCTCAACGAGGAACTGATCCTGCGCGGCGAACGCCCGGTCGCCTTCGACCACGACTGCCGCGAAGGCATCTGCGGCGCCTGCGGCATGGTCATCAACGGCCAGGCCCACGGCCCCGAACGCACCACCACCTGCCAGCTGCACATGCGGCACTTCGACGACGGCGACACCATCGACGTCGAACCCTGGCGGGCCGGCGCGTTCCCCGTGGTCCGCGACCTGGTGGTGGACCGCTCCGCGCTCGACCGGATCATCGGCTCCGGCGGCTACATCACCGCCCCCACCGGCTCCGCCCCCGAGGCGCACGCCACGGCTGTCCCCAAGGAGGCCGCCGACCTGGCCTTCGAGCACGCCGAGTGCATCGGCTGCGGGGCCTGCGTCGCCGCCTGCCCCAACGGCTCCGCGATGCTGTTCACCGCCGCCAAGGTGGTCCACCTCAACGTCCTCCCGCAGGGCGCCCCCGAACGCGCCTCCCGGGTGCGGAGCATGGTGGAGACCATGGACGACGAGGGCTTCGGCGGCTGTACCAACACCGGCGAGTGCGCCACCGCCTGCCCCAAGGGCATCCCGCTGTCCGGCATCGCCCGCCTGAACCGCGAGTTCCTGCGCAGCTGA
- a CDS encoding alpha/beta fold hydrolase produces MSVPQESVGSGPAAGARHRTVAGPAGPLHLVEQGDGPLVLLVHGFPESWYSWRHQLPALAAAGYRAVAADVRGYGRSCRPDDPAAYRMRELVADNLALVRESGAGTAVVVGHDWGSNIAAASALLHPEVFRAVGLLSVPYAPPGGPRPGEVFAGMGGPEEFYVSYFQRPGRAEAEIEPDVRGWLAGFFAALSADTMPGPDAPDPHFVSRAAGGTLRERFPRGVRPSWLSEADLDFYAGEFERTGLTGALNRYRNMDRDWAELAPFAGRPLEQPALFVGGARDASTTWMAEAIDAFPATLPGLVSAHLLEGCGHWVQQERAEEVNGLLTSWLDSLPSN; encoded by the coding sequence ATGTCCGTACCGCAGGAGTCCGTCGGGTCCGGCCCGGCCGCCGGGGCCCGGCACCGCACCGTCGCCGGGCCCGCGGGGCCGCTGCACCTGGTGGAGCAGGGGGACGGGCCGCTGGTGCTGCTGGTGCACGGGTTCCCGGAGTCCTGGTACTCGTGGCGGCACCAGCTGCCGGCGCTCGCCGCGGCGGGGTACCGGGCGGTGGCGGCGGACGTGCGCGGGTACGGGCGGTCGTGCCGGCCGGACGATCCGGCGGCGTACCGGATGCGGGAGCTGGTGGCGGACAACCTGGCGCTGGTCCGGGAGTCGGGCGCGGGGACGGCGGTGGTGGTCGGGCACGACTGGGGGTCGAACATCGCGGCCGCGTCCGCCCTGCTGCACCCGGAGGTGTTCCGCGCGGTGGGCCTGCTGAGCGTGCCGTACGCCCCGCCGGGCGGGCCGCGGCCGGGCGAGGTGTTCGCCGGGATGGGCGGGCCGGAGGAGTTCTACGTCTCGTACTTCCAGCGTCCGGGCCGGGCGGAGGCGGAGATCGAGCCGGACGTCCGGGGCTGGCTGGCGGGGTTCTTCGCCGCGCTGTCCGCCGACACCATGCCCGGCCCGGACGCGCCGGACCCGCACTTCGTCTCCCGGGCCGCCGGCGGGACGCTGCGCGAGCGCTTCCCGCGCGGGGTGCGGCCGTCCTGGCTGTCGGAGGCCGATCTCGACTTCTACGCGGGCGAGTTCGAGCGCACCGGCCTGACCGGCGCGCTGAACCGCTACCGGAACATGGACCGGGACTGGGCGGAGCTGGCGCCCTTCGCCGGGCGTCCGCTGGAGCAGCCCGCGCTGTTCGTCGGCGGGGCGCGGGACGCCTCGACCACCTGGATGGCGGAGGCGATCGACGCCTTCCCGGCCACGCTGCCCGGGCTGGTCTCCGCCCACCTGCTGGAGGGCTGCGGCCACTGGGTGCAGCAGGAGCGCGCCGAGGAGGTCAACGGGCTGCTGACCTCCTGGCTCGACTCCCTGCCGTCGAATTGA
- the otsB gene encoding trehalose-phosphatase, whose amino-acid sequence MSGFFFDFDGTLSRIQVDPATVLPVPGAVGALTGLAGLVRTVGIVSARPVDFLRSRFEQVPGVVLHGLYGLERWQSGVTTVVPGAEDWGLVVAELLARAREELPGGILVEDKRLSMALHCRRAPRFGEYAVRWGREQARLHGLVLELGPMTVELKPPVDRDKGTVLAEETSGLECAWYFGDGAPDLAAFRALTDWSTGSPDRTAVRVAVDHPDADAVLLQEADLVLDGPDAVPGLLDAVGATMGHRPGG is encoded by the coding sequence ATGAGCGGGTTCTTCTTCGACTTCGACGGCACCCTCTCCCGGATCCAGGTCGATCCGGCGACGGTGCTGCCGGTGCCGGGTGCGGTGGGGGCGCTGACCGGGCTCGCCGGCCTGGTGCGCACCGTCGGGATCGTCTCGGCGCGTCCGGTGGACTTCCTGCGGTCGCGCTTCGAACAGGTCCCGGGCGTGGTGTTACACGGTCTGTACGGGCTGGAGCGCTGGCAGTCGGGGGTGACGACCGTCGTCCCCGGTGCCGAGGACTGGGGACTGGTGGTCGCGGAACTGCTCGCCCGCGCGCGGGAAGAACTGCCGGGCGGGATCCTCGTCGAGGACAAGCGCCTGTCCATGGCCTTGCACTGCCGGCGGGCGCCCCGCTTCGGGGAGTACGCGGTCCGGTGGGGGCGCGAGCAGGCGCGCCTCCACGGCCTGGTGCTCGAACTCGGCCCCATGACCGTCGAGTTGAAACCACCGGTCGACCGGGACAAGGGCACCGTGCTCGCAGAGGAGACCTCGGGACTGGAATGCGCGTGGTACTTCGGTGACGGCGCGCCCGACCTGGCGGCGTTCCGGGCCCTGACCGACTGGTCCACCGGTTCTCCGGACCGGACGGCGGTGCGCGTCGCCGTCGATCACCCGGACGCGGACGCCGTCCTGCTCCAGGAGGCCGACCTCGTCCTGGACGGCCCGGACGCCGTTCCCGGCCTCCTCGACGCGGTGGGCGCGACGATGGGTCACCGACCCGGAGGGTAG
- a CDS encoding fumarate reductase/succinate dehydrogenase flavoprotein subunit, translated as MSYLDYTLGDPVADTTAPAGPIEQRWERRRFEAKLVNPANRRKHTVIVVGTGLAGGAAGATLAEQGYHVVQFCFQDSPRRAHSIAAQGGINAAKNYRNDGDSVRRLFYDTVKGGDFRARESNVHRLAEVSVEIIDQCVAQGVPFAREYGGLLDTRSFGGVQVSRTFYARGQTGQQLLLGAYQALSRQIAAGNVEMHPRTEMLDLLVVDGRARGIVARDLVTGEIRSYTADAVVLATGGYGNVFYLSTNAKNSNATAIWRAHRRGALFANPCFTQIHPTCIPRSGDHQSKLTLMSESLRNDGRIWVPKAEGDTRPPGQIPEDERDYYLERIYPAFGNLVPRDIASRAAKVVCDEGRGVGPGGQGVYLDFADAIARLGRDAVEAKYGNLFEMYERITAEDPYTVPMRIYPAIHYTMGGLWVDYDLQTTVPGLFAIGEANFSDHGANRLGASALMQGLADGYFVLPPTLNDYLGRTKLAAVPADHPELAAVEAESADRLNLILAVDGDRTPDSFHRELGELLWEECGMARDEAGLRRALARIPEIRDEFWRRIKVPGTGEELNQALEKANRLVDYFELAELMCLDALHRAESCGGHFRTESATPEGEAARRDEEFGYAAAWEFTGTGTAPVLHKEQLVFEHVHPTQRSYA; from the coding sequence ATGAGCTACCTCGACTACACCCTCGGCGACCCGGTCGCCGACACCACCGCCCCGGCCGGGCCGATCGAACAGCGCTGGGAGCGGCGGCGGTTCGAGGCCAAGCTGGTCAACCCGGCCAACCGCCGCAAGCACACCGTGATCGTGGTCGGCACCGGCCTGGCCGGCGGCGCGGCCGGCGCCACCCTGGCCGAACAGGGCTACCACGTCGTCCAGTTCTGCTTCCAGGACTCCCCGCGGCGGGCCCACTCGATCGCCGCGCAGGGCGGCATCAATGCGGCCAAGAACTACCGCAACGACGGCGACTCGGTGCGCCGGCTGTTCTACGACACCGTCAAGGGCGGCGACTTCCGGGCCCGCGAGTCCAACGTGCACCGCCTCGCCGAGGTCTCGGTGGAGATCATCGACCAGTGCGTGGCCCAGGGCGTCCCGTTCGCCCGCGAGTACGGCGGCCTGCTCGACACCCGCTCCTTCGGCGGCGTCCAGGTCTCCCGCACCTTCTACGCCCGCGGCCAGACCGGCCAGCAGCTGCTGCTCGGCGCCTACCAGGCGCTGTCCCGGCAGATCGCCGCCGGGAACGTGGAGATGCACCCGCGCACCGAGATGCTCGACCTGCTGGTGGTCGACGGCCGGGCCCGCGGCATCGTCGCCCGCGACCTGGTCACCGGCGAGATCCGCTCGTACACCGCGGACGCCGTGGTGCTCGCCACCGGCGGCTACGGCAACGTCTTCTACCTCTCCACCAACGCCAAGAACTCCAACGCGACGGCGATCTGGCGCGCCCACCGGCGCGGCGCCCTGTTCGCCAACCCGTGCTTCACCCAGATCCACCCGACCTGCATCCCGCGCTCCGGCGACCACCAGTCCAAGCTCACCCTGATGAGCGAGTCGCTGCGCAACGACGGCCGGATCTGGGTGCCCAAGGCCGAGGGCGACACCCGCCCGCCCGGGCAGATCCCCGAGGACGAGCGCGACTACTACCTGGAGCGGATCTACCCGGCGTTCGGCAACCTGGTGCCGCGCGACATCGCCTCCCGGGCCGCCAAGGTGGTCTGCGACGAGGGCCGCGGCGTCGGCCCCGGCGGGCAGGGTGTCTACCTGGACTTCGCCGACGCCATCGCCCGGCTCGGCCGGGACGCCGTCGAGGCCAAGTACGGCAACCTGTTCGAGATGTACGAGCGGATCACCGCCGAGGACCCGTACACCGTCCCGATGCGGATCTACCCGGCGATCCACTACACGATGGGCGGCCTCTGGGTCGACTACGACCTGCAGACCACCGTCCCCGGCCTGTTCGCGATCGGCGAGGCCAACTTCTCCGACCACGGCGCCAACCGGCTCGGCGCCAGCGCCCTGATGCAGGGCCTGGCCGACGGCTACTTCGTGCTGCCGCCCACCCTCAACGACTACCTGGGCCGCACCAAGCTCGCCGCCGTCCCCGCCGACCACCCCGAACTCGCCGCCGTGGAGGCCGAGTCCGCGGACCGGCTGAACCTGATCCTGGCCGTCGACGGCGACCGCACCCCCGACTCGTTCCACCGCGAACTGGGCGAACTCCTCTGGGAGGAGTGCGGCATGGCCCGCGACGAGGCCGGGCTGCGCCGCGCGCTGGCCCGCATCCCGGAGATCCGGGACGAGTTCTGGCGCCGGATCAAGGTGCCCGGCACCGGTGAGGAGCTCAACCAGGCGCTGGAGAAGGCCAACCGGCTGGTCGACTACTTCGAACTCGCCGAACTGATGTGCCTGGACGCGCTGCACCGCGCCGAGTCCTGCGGCGGCCACTTCCGCACCGAGTCCGCCACCCCCGAGGGCGAAGCCGCCCGCCGCGACGAGGAGTTCGGCTACGCCGCCGCCTGGGAGTTCACCGGCACCGGCACCGCCCCCGTCCTGCACAAGGAACAGCTCGTCTTCGAGCACGTCCACCCCACCCAGCGGAGCTACGCGTGA
- a CDS encoding LysR family transcriptional regulator, producing MQLQQLAYFVAVADARHFTRAAELSHVSQPSLSQQVRALERELGAELFHRSRSGTTLTDAGQALLPLARRILADADSARRAVAETVQLRRGRVRFGAPPSLCASLVPEVLRAYRARHPGVDLHLTEGGSRDLVRDLEAGELDLALVITPASAPPAPLAVTPLLHEDLVLVSADPLPRRRARITDLRGLGLVMFREGYDLRETTLAACRAAGFEPVYAVEGGEMDAVLAAVRAGLGPAVVPGMVAASANLPTTPFAPPGLGRTIAVAHGRDLPLTRAASAFRDTLLAHLHEADRTDSLPPGTRLLPG from the coding sequence GTGCAGTTGCAGCAGCTCGCCTACTTCGTCGCGGTCGCCGACGCCCGGCACTTCACCCGGGCCGCCGAGCTCAGCCACGTCTCGCAGCCCTCGCTCTCCCAACAGGTCCGCGCCCTGGAACGGGAGCTGGGCGCCGAGCTGTTCCACCGCTCGCGCTCCGGGACGACCCTGACCGACGCCGGACAGGCCCTGCTGCCGCTGGCCCGGCGCATCCTCGCGGACGCCGACAGCGCCCGGCGGGCCGTCGCCGAGACCGTGCAGCTGCGCCGGGGCCGGGTCCGCTTCGGCGCCCCGCCCTCGCTCTGCGCCAGCCTGGTCCCGGAGGTGCTGCGCGCGTACCGGGCCCGGCACCCCGGCGTCGACCTGCACCTCACCGAGGGCGGCTCCCGGGATCTGGTCCGCGACCTGGAGGCCGGCGAGCTGGACCTCGCGCTGGTCATCACCCCGGCCTCCGCGCCGCCCGCCCCGCTCGCCGTCACCCCGCTGCTGCACGAGGACCTGGTGCTGGTCTCGGCCGACCCACTCCCCCGCCGCCGGGCCCGGATCACCGACCTGCGCGGCCTGGGCCTGGTGATGTTCCGCGAGGGCTACGACCTGCGCGAGACCACCCTTGCGGCCTGCCGCGCCGCCGGGTTCGAGCCGGTCTACGCCGTCGAGGGCGGCGAGATGGACGCGGTCCTGGCCGCCGTCCGGGCCGGCCTGGGCCCCGCGGTCGTCCCCGGCATGGTCGCCGCCAGCGCCAACCTCCCCACCACCCCGTTCGCCCCGCCCGGCCTCGGCCGCACCATCGCCGTCGCGCACGGCCGCGACCTCCCGCTGACCCGCGCCGCGAGCGCCTTCCGCGACACCCTGCTCGCCCACCTCCACGAGGCCGACCGCACCGACTCCCTCCCGCCCGGCACCCGGCTGCTGCCCGGGTAG